The sequence GGAGAACGGACGGTCCCCGGGGCGTGCGACGGCAGCGCCGTCAACGAAGGTATCCACGTGTTCCAGGGTCACGGGATGTCCTGCCTCCAGGGATGCGGCCATGCAGGCGGCGCCTTCCGGTTCCACGCCGATGATCTCTGTTTCTGGATGGGATTGCATGGCGAGAACCGTCCCGGCCATGAGTCCTCCGCCCCCCACAGGGACGAGGATCCGCGCGATCCGCTCCCGTCGGTTCTGCATCTGGCTCGCGATTTCCGCGGCCACGGTTCCCTGTCCACGGATGACATCCCAGTCGTCAAAAGGATGGAGAAAGACCGCCTGCCGTTCCTCGGCAAAGGCATGAGCCGCGTCCGCTGCCTCATCGTATTTGTCCCCGATGAGAGCGATGTCGACGTTTCCGTTTCCATGACGCTGTGTAGCATTGACTTTCTGCGGCTTCGTGATGGTGGGCATGAAGATGGTTCCTCTGGTCCGGAAGTAATTGCATGCTGCGGCTACTCCCTGCGCGTGATTCCCTGCGCTGGCGCACACCACCCCGCGTGACAGCTCTTCCTCCGTGAGCGACTGCATCTTTGCGGCTGCACCCCGTCCTTTGTACGAGCGCACCATCTGCTGGCCTTCGTCTTTGATGTAGACGGGGTCACCGCAGAGCGCGCTGAGGCGTGCGGAGAGTGGGAGAGGCGTTTCGCAGATCAGCTCGGGCGGCAGTGCTCTGCGCGTGTGCTGTATCTCTTCAGAGGTGGGGGGATGCGTGGCATTCATGGGAGAGTGGGAAGGGGAGGAGTGCGCATACAAAAAATCCCGCAGGCGCGGGAGAGTAGGGGAGAGAATATGCAGCAGCTACTTCCTCACGCCGTGGTGGCGGGGGTAATAATCATGCTGCTGATCATGAATCTCTGAGCCATTTGTGCCAGTATTGTAGTAGGGAGATGACTGCCGTCAATTGGAATCTCTTCATCGGCTTGTTTCTTCCATACTGCCCATTTGCCTTGGTCGGGGCGAAAGGACTCGAACCTTCGGCCTCACGGTCCCGAACCGTGCGCTCTACCAACTGAGCTACGCCCCGATGCGTGCCATCCTAGCAGAGGAGTGAAAGGGTGACAGGGGATTTCCCCTGCCTTCTTTCGGGAAGGATCGGCACATATTTTTCTGGTAGTATAAGGTCTCGTGACGTTACCGAGGAAAGCGATCATCGGCGTAGTACTGGCCAGCGTGTCTGTTCTGGCGCTCCTTTCTTGTATCGGATTCCTGTTCTTCTGCTCGGCTGCGTGGTGCCCGAATTTCTCTTTTGTGAAGATTCGCTCTGCGACGGATTTCGTTTCCTGCACGGAGCTGGGGTTTTTGGTGATGGAATCTTCCCCGCCGAGTTGCAGAGCCGGTGGTGCGGTCTTCTATGCGGATGACGCGGCGCGCCTGCGGGTGAGTGCTCCTCTCCCACAGCAAGAGATCGCCCTCCCGTTCACGCTGGCGGGGTCGGTGCGTGTCGGGAGTGGGACGCAAGTACATTTCGACCTGCTCGATCAGGATGGGTTCGCGCTCACGGCAGGCGAGGCGGAGTTGCCCAAGGCGCTCTCTGGCCAGTGGATTCCTTTTCGGGAGTCCGTGTCCTATCCCCGCCCACTGGGCACCGGCGGAACAGTGGAGGTCTCGATGGTGTCGCCGCGGGGAACCGTGATGGAGCAGGCGAAGATTCCCGTCCGTTTTCTCACCGTGGCTTCCGTCGAGGTGAAGGCGTTCTTCGGCAATACCGAGCGGGATGCCCAGACCCTGTACTGCGATGTCTCGTACCCCGTCGCCCGCCGGATCGCTGTCTCCGAAGATGTGCTCGAGGCCTCGCTGCGTGAGCTGCTCAAAGGCCCCGCATTGCAGGAGCAGCAGCAGCACTTCTTCACTAGTCTGCCTGCCGGAGTGGAGGTGCGCTCCATTGAGGACGACGACGGACAGGTGCGGGTGACCTTCAATCGCGCGCTTCTCGATGGCGTGGCCGGCTCCTGCCGCGTGCAGGCGATCCGCTCGCAGATCGAGCGCACACTGAAACAGTTCCCGTTTGTGACAGAAGTCACCATCGCGGTGGAGGGGATGCCCGACGAAGAAGTCCTCCAGCCCTAACCCTAACCCTAACCCTAACCCTACTCCTCCGTGGTGGCATTCGTGCTCCCCGGCTGGCGAATGCTTTCGTGCACCTGCTGGTAGCGGCGCCGCGAGCGGTACCGCAGAAGGAGCGTGCCCTGCTCGGCGCGGCGGGGGAGGGCATTTTCGATGCGGTGCTGCGCACCGGTGCGCAGGCGGGTCAGTACGGTTTGGCGACGTGCCTTCTCTCGCTCTTCGCGGTTGCTCAGGCGCTCACGCTCCTTCGCCAGTTTCTGCTCGATCGTCCACGCATTCTGCTTGCGGTTGACGCACTGGCGGAGCCGGTAGAGCAGTGCGGCTTCCAGATCGCCCTGGCCGTACGGGAGGGCGGCGCGGCACTCAGTATCCCACATCTGCCGTTGGGTCTGTTCGGGCGTGAGCTCCTCCTCCGTCTCCGTTGCGAGCGCAGAGAAGGGGAGCGAGAGCGAAAGGAGTGAGAGGGTGAGAGCGGAGAGGAAGGTGCGCATGGCCGGTATTGTCCCCCTGCGAGCATGAGGAATGCAAGATGCCTGCCCCGCACCGGGGCCATCACCATCATCATGATGCGTGGTCGCATCGGCTTCTGGTGCAGGGGTAGAATCATCGCACGTGCAGCTCTCTTCACCACTCACGGCTCCGCTCCTCAAGACCACTCCCGTCTACATTGAGGCGCTGAAGGCGATGGGCATCGAGACTGTTGAGCATCTGGTGCTCACGCTCCCGCGCGCGCATGAAGATTTGAGCCAGATCCAGACCGTTGCCGATTCGCCCCTCGATGAGAAGGTGACAATCCGCGGCACGATGGGCCGTGTCGATCTCGTGCGCACGCGCAGCAGGAAGATGATCGTGAAAGGGATCTTCACCGATACCAATGGTGACAGCGTGGAGGTGGTGTGGTTCAACCAGCCCCATGTGAAGCGCATGATCGCCGAGGGCGACGAGGTCGTGCTCACCGGAAAACTGCAGGAGGAGGGGACCAAGATAAAAATGCCGAGCCCGCAGTTCGAACGCGCCGGGGTGCGTCCGCTCGTGCACGCGGGGCGGCTGGTGCCGATCTACCCGCAGCACGAGAGCATCCACACCAAGTGGCTGCGAGAGAAGATGGTGCTGGTCCGACCGGCGATGAAGGACCTGCCCGAAACATTGCCCAGGGAGATCGTGGAAGACGAAAAACTCCTCTCACGTGCGCAGTCTGTGGAGGCGCTGCATTTTCCCACGAAGCCGGAAGACGTTACACGCGCACGCGAGCGTCAGGCCTTCGAAGAGATGTACCGCCTGCAGGTCGAGGCGCTCACACGGCGGGCGGAGTGGCAGCGCCTGAAACAGGAGCGGCTCAAAATTCCCATGGATGCCGAGCTCATCCGCGCGTTCTTCCGCACTCTCAGGTTCACGCCGACGAAGAGCCAGAAGATCGCGATCTACGAAATTCTGCGCGATATGGAGAAAGACATGGCGATGTCGCGGCTGCTCGAGGGGGACGTGGGTTCGGGCAAGACGCTCGTCGCCGCGGCGGTGATGGCCAATGTCCTCTCGCACGGCGGCCAGTGCGCTCTCATGGTTCCCACAGAAGTGCTGGCGCGCCAGCACGCCGAGACCGTATCGCGCATGCTCGTGGCGCTCCATAACGATCTGCAGGCACGGCGGACCCGCGGGGAACCTGTGCCGCCCCTGCGGCTTCCCACGACAGCGCTCCTGGTGGGATCCCTGCCGGCTGCAGAGGCGGATTCCGTGCGCCGGACGATCGCGGCCGGCCAGGTGGATATTGTCATCGGGACGCACGCGCTCATTCAGGATGCGGTGCAGTTTGCCGATTTAAAGCTTGTGATCGTGGATGAGCAGCACCGGTTCGGGGTGGACCAGCGCGTGCGGCTGCAGGAGAAGGGGAACCCGCACACCCTCACCATGACGGCTACGCCCATTCCGCGCACGCTCGCGCTCACGGCGTTCGGGCACCATGACCTCTCGGTGCTGCTCGAGAAGCCGGGAAACCGCAAGACGATTCACACGAAGGTGGTATCGCCCCGCGACCGCGCAACCGTGGAGCGGTTCGTGGATCAGCAGATCGCAGAGGGACGGCAGGTCTTCGTCATCTGTCCCCTCATTGCCGCGGCGGATGCGGAGGGGCTTTCAGAGGTGAAGAGCGTGGAGCGCGAGACGGAGCGGCTCCGCTTGAGCTTTTCGAAGCGGAAGATCGTCGCTCTGCACGGCAGGATGCCCCCGAAAGACAAAGAGCGCGTGATGCGGGCGTTCAAAGATCGCCAGCATGACATCCTCGTGTCCACTGCGGTGATCGAGGTGGGGATCGATGTGCCGAATGCCTCGCTCATCCTGATCGAGGGATCCGAACGGTTCGGCCTCTCCCAGCTGCACCAATTTCGCGGCCGGGTGGGGCGCGGGGAGCACCAGAGTCACTGTTTCCTCTTCACGACGACACCCGAGCAGGCGCGCTCTCCGCGACTCAAAGCCATGGAGGAACACGACAGCGGATTTGTGCTCGCCGAGATCGACTTAAAGCTGCGGGGCCCCGGAGAACTCTTCGGCACACGGCAGAGCGGTTTTGCGGTGAGTGCCTTGCAGGAATTTTTGCAGCCGGAATTCATTGTGCGTGCGCGCAGGGCCGCAGAGCGCACTTTGGGCGAAAAGCCGTTTGCCGAGAGTACAATGGCTGCTAGACTCTAGATCAAGCATTTCCCCGCTTCCATGGCACAGACTCCCACTCCTCCACAGCCTCCCCGTCCGGGTGATCCCGTGCCCGCCGGGGGACTCGATCCCACCCAGGTCTTCGGATCGCCGCCCCCTCCGCCGCCGGCGCAGGGTCAGCAGACCGGCGGAGCCCAGCAGGGTGATGGAGCCGCCATGCCTGCGGATCAGGGGCCGCCCCCGCCTCCGGTCGGGACGAAAGCCACGAAGGAGATGGGCTTTGACGACGAAGATTTGAAAATCCTCGGCGAAGTGGGCAACTACCGGTTCGGGAGCATCACCGTCGCGCTCACGAACGACAACATTCCCATTCCGCCGCATTCCGAAACGAAGTTCGACGACCAGCAGTTTCTCACGCTGCTCCGTGGCTCCATCTCGCTCACCCGGGACGAGAAGTGGCGCATCATCATGGCGATTCCCAAGCTCTCGCAGTTCCAGATCGACGAGCTCCAGAAAATTCTGGAGGAAGAGAGGCGCAAGTTCTCGGAGCTTTCTCCCAAGCACCTGCTGCAGCTCCAGAAACTGGAGCAGAAGCATGCCGAAGACTGGCGCGATCTGCAGGCGATTTCTGTCCAGCAGACCGCACGCGGTCAGGAGCAGTCGGAAGCCGATGCCATCCGCAAACAACTGGGATTGTAATTCATGAGAGACAAACCTTCAGCCTTCGCCCATCCACCGTCGCTAAAGCTATGGTGGACGAGTCGGGCTACGGCCGACAAGCCGGTTTTTCTCTCATGAGCTCTCTTTTCCCTTTAGTGGTGCGGCTCCCCGTCCGAACGGCTCGGCCGGGCGGGCAGCGCTGGGTCCCGGCTTAAGCCACCCACCGCTTCGCCGCGACTTGTTGATTGCGCAAGCGTACGGATTTTTGCGATCCGCGAAAGCAAGATGGGAACGGACTTACACAACGTTCATCCGGTACACGACGAAGACCGCGATACCGATTGCAAGGAGGAGCACGCCGCTCATCCACTTTTTGCCGAGCAGCTGCCAGAGGCCGCTGAAGAGCAGAAAGAGGTAGGCGGCGAACGTGAAGCTCAACACCAAAGGAGAGAGGAAGAGCCCCTCCACGTAGGGAACGCGGAAGGGGAGCGGACGGCTGTGCTGGTAACTGCCGAGGGCGTACACGATGCAGTACCACGCCAAGAGCCATCCGGCGTAGAGGCGCAGGGTATCGAGGAGCGGAAAGTAGGTGCGCTCTTCTGCGGCCCTCGCCTGTGCGGTCGGCGCAGCGGTTTCCTGTGCAGGAGAGACGGCGGGCATCGGGGAGAGGAGTTCCTCAACCGGACGCTCGGGAGGAGGCGCTGCAGGGGGAGAGCCTGCGGCCGTTTCTTCGTGGAGTTCTTCCGGAATCAGGTGCATCTGACGGAGAGCCTCACGCGCAGCCTGCAGACTGAAGGCTTCAATGTTCCCTGTCACTCGCTGCCCATCGGACTGGATGGCCGTGTAGGTGAACTGCGGCATGGCGGTATCGTACCACAGCTCAGGCTCCGGGCTCCGCCTCCATCGCCGAGAGGTGCTGCGTCATGTACTCCACGGCCGCCTGCAGAGCGGCGGGGGCAACGATCTCGATGTGGCGATCTTTCGTCCACTCCCTGTAGCCGCGCACAGACGATCCATCAACGCGCACGGTGCCGTCGGCGACTCCTTTGGTGGAGAGCGACCCTCCCACCAGATTGACAGCGATCGCGCCTTCGCCGACCGACTCGATGCTCTGCGATCCCACTTCCACGTGCCAGAGCGCCTCAGAAGCGGTGCCGAAGGATTTGAAGTACCAGTTGCGGTGGATGGGGACGCAGAAGCCGATGGTGGGCGGGGCGCAGTACGCCTGTGTCCAATTGGCGGTATCCAGTTTCTGCTTGGCCATCGCAGCGATCTGGGCCGAGAGATCGACGGAGGGGGTGTCCGTCACGCTCGATGCTGCGGCGGAGGACGCGGGGGGCGGGGTGGCAGGGACACTGCTGGCCGCCGGTGCGCTGGAGGATGGCAGAGAGGAGGAGGAAGAAGATGCTGCGGCGGCTGCGGACGAGGATGGGGTGCTGCTCACGGAAGCGCTCTCCATGAGCCGGATGCGCTCGACGCGCATGATCGTGCCGCCCTCTTCGACTGTGGGACGGATGGATCCGGTGACTTCCGCCTCCTCTCCGACGTAGCCGTTCAGATCGACCGTTTCACTCGAGAGGAGGACGAAGCGCCCGTCGCCGAGCTCCAGGCGGTGTGTGCCTTCCATGTAGATGCTGATGCCCGCCGGACGGATCGTCCCGATGAAGGAGACGTTATGTGTCTCGGCGATGGCCTCCTGCGAAGAAGAGGAAGACCACGCCTCATCCGTTTCCGGTTCGGTGGGGGGAGGGGTGTCTCCGCCGCAAGAGACGAGTGTGAGGGTGAGTGCGAGGAGGGAGAGGGTGCGCGAACGCATGGAGAGAACGGGGAAAGGAATACGCATTCTAGCGGCAGAGAGGGGAGCGGGACAATAAAAACCCCGGGGAGGTGGCTCCCCGGGGGAAAGTGTCAAACAGGGATCAGTTCAGCAGGCCGTCGATGGCGTCCTTGAAGTTCTGCAGCGGCTGCGCACCCGAAACCACGGCAACCTTCTTGGTCTTGTGGTTGACGATGACGTTGCCCGGGGTGCCCTGCACTCCGGCTGCGGTACCTGACTGCATCATCGCGGCGGTCTTCGACGCGTACTTGCCGCTATCCACACAGGACTGGAAGGCGGTCTGATTGAGGCCGATTTCTTTGGCGTAGGTTCCGAGCTGAGTGAGGTCGGATCCTTTCTCGTAAATCATATCGACCAAGGCCCAGAACTTGTCGTTGCCGCCCAGTTCTGCGGCGCACTCCGTGGCTTCTGCAGCTTTCTGTGCATTCGGGTGAAAGGAGAGCGGATAGTGTCGGTACGCCCAATTCACTTTGTCGCCGTAATCCTTGAGGAGCTGCGTGATGGTGGGGTGCACGCGAGCGCAGAAGGGGCACTCGAGGTCGGAGTACTCAATGATCGTAATATCTGCATCGGCGTCGCCGCGCACGTGATCCGTGTCGTCGAGAGCCTTCACGTCGGCATACTCCGGCACAGGATCTTCAGCGGGGGCCGTGGGAGTCGGCTGAACCTGGGCTGTCGGGGCTGCGGGTCCCTGAACGGACGTTCCGGCCATTTTGGAACCGGTGAAACCGACGATAACGCCGACCAGGACCATCGTGATACCGAACCACATCTTGGTTTCCTGCTGAGGGGTGGACGTTGTCATATAGGTGAGAAAGGAAAGAAAATTACCAAGGCAGTATAGCGATTTTTTGCCGCGATTCCAGAGGGAATTCCTGCGGCACCCATTCAGCAAAATGACCGCAAATACCCTTGAGAATCGGACGAATAAACCATGGCTGGCACTCCTGCGCGAGGGCAGATCACATCGCTTTCTGCTCGGCGCTCGCATGCACCGCTGTTTCGTATTTCTTTGCCAGGGAGCGCGGCAGGCTGGTGTAGCGGGAGGTAATCACCCGCTTCTTCTCCCTGCCATCTGCGAAGGTGATGCGCTGGACCCAGGCGATTTCGTTTCCGCGCGGCGTACGCTCTTCGGCGGGGTAGTCCGTGAAGTCGGAGCTGGAGAAGAACGGGCCGATGACTTCGCTCGTCCGTCCGTCCGGCGTTCCGTAGATCTGCACGGTGACTTCAGAACCTTCGGTGTATGCCTGAAAGAGCAGGTAGTTCGCCGTATCGTTCACGAAGGTCAGATCCTGCTTGCCCGGGAATACGGTGGCATCGATGCCCACGCCGTACTTCTCGTAGTACGACACGTACATGCTGTGGTTGGCACGGCGCTCGTAGCCGAAGCCGGATTGGAGAATAGCCCGGAACACAGTGGTCGATGCCTGGCAGATGCCTCCTCCGGGGGCCATGCGGAGCTCCGTGGTATTGAAGATCACTTTGGCATCTTTCCAGCCGTTCCCGTTCGATACGGGTCCACCGAGGGTTTCATTGAACGAGAATTCCGCTCCGGGGGGGACGAGCACGTTGTTCACATGTTCATGGATGGCCTTGCGCACGTTGTAGATGCGGGCCGACGGAGATCCCTTGAAGTCGGACTTGCCGCTCCCGAGGAGCACGAGATCGCCCAAGGGCACACCCGAGAGATTCTCGACGGGGCCGGATGTGATGACGAGCGGGATGGCAACGGTCTCTGTTCCTTCGGTGAGTGCTGCAGCGATGGCGCGGGGGGCCACGGACATGTCGAAGATGATGCCCGGACGAGCGGCGCCCGTGCTGGTCACCACGCGCTCCACATCATCCTCCTTCGTGACGGCAGTGATGACGGCCTGCTGCGGCTGGATGATGCCGTCCATCGGCTCGGTCGTCAGGAACTGTGCGATACGCTCCTCGTCGACGCGGAAGTGTGCGGACGCAGGCGAGATCTCCGCTTTCATCCACGTGGGGTACTTCTGCAGGTGCACATCCCAGGTGCGGTAGGACTGGTTTCCGGGAATCTGAAGTGTCACGGTTGTATGACGGGTGAGGAGTGTGCGCTGCTCCTGCAGGGCGGTCACGAGTACCGAGATTGGTGGTGAGGTGCCGACGCGCCGTGCAATGCGCGCACTCAGGCGATGAGCTACTCGCACGAGGAATGCGTCTTCCGCCGCCGCAACATTCTTCACGCCGAAGGAGAAGTACGGCATGGACCATCGTTCCTTTGTCGAGGGCACTGCCAAATCAGCCTCGGCCACTGCCAGCGTCAGAAAGAGAATACCTGCCATGCAGAGCAATTGGCCGGTAAGAATGTTGTGTCTTTTGGTCATTTTGCTGTTGGATTATTGATGTTGTCGATATTATACAATAAATTGTACAATTATGCAAAATATATTTATATGTGTAATACAACGGCAGGGATTGGAATGGTGGAGCTGAGGGGAATCAAACCCCTGACCTCCGCAATGCGAATGCGGCGCTCTATCAGCTGAGCTACAGCCCCGTACCAGACGCTCGCAAGCTCGCGTCGGTACGGGGAAAGCCCCGTCGCGTGCGCGTAAGCATATGGCCTGAAAAGTATAGAGGCGCTCCGGTACGGGGCAAGCCCCAAAGAGTCATTCTCTCTTTTGCTCCTGTTTGCGGACCTGCTATGCTCTTTTTGGTTCATTAATTCCTTTTGTGTCTTTGCGAGTGCTCGTGGCCTGCCACGGCGCTCGCGAGCGCCGTGGCCCGGTAGCTCAGTTGGTAGAGCACTCGCCTGAAGAGCGAGGTGTCACCAGTTCGATCCTGGTCTGGGCCACCATTCGACTCGTCCCGCCGATGCGGGACTCGCTCATGGTCGTCGTCCCTTTGGGACTCCGGCCATTCTTAATCATGGCGCGAGTCGAAGGGGCCAAACCTTCACTAAAATCCCAGTGACGAGAACGGGAAGAAGATGGAGTTCCAGTCGAAGACCGGTCGCACGATGTAGAGCGGCGTCTCGATGGCGCGAGGGAACATGAAGAAGATGGAATTCGTTGTGGTCTCTTTGATCGTGCATTGATTGCTGCAGTACTCGTGGCTGTTCCAGGCCCACTGCAGGTCGCTCACGGCGGGATAGCTCGTGCCCTCCAGCACGTACTCGATGTTGTCACACTCCTCATTGATCGTCTTGCCGCTGACCGGATCATTGAAGTTGTCATCCACATGCCCGTTTCCGCAGGTCGGATAAGTGCAGTCCTTGCGGCACCGGTTCGGGAGGGTATCACTGTTGTTGCCTCCCCAGTCACACTCTTCGTTCGGTTGCTTCACGTTGTCTCCGCACCATGCAGAAGAAACGCTCGAAGCCGCGCTGCTCGACGCGCTGGACTCCGGGAGGTCGTTGCAGAGGCCGGTCCGCCGTTGTTCCTCACAGGCCGTCTGATTGTTGGAATACGTACTGAAGAGCTGCACATCGGTTTCCTGGCCGGTGGCGAGACAGGGCTGGTTTAAGTACAGGCGGGTGCACCGGGCGGTCCTGCCATTCGAAAGACAGCAGAACGAATCATTGGTCTGGACGATAGGATCGTCGGTTTGCTGTTCCCAGCGGCATGCCGTGCAACGGTAGTACAGGCCATCCTGGAATTTTGTTCCCCCATCACACTCTTCTCCCGTATCGACAGCGCCATTGCCGCACCCGACATCAACAATGGCGGATTGCGCAAGCACTTTGAGATCGGGCACCCAGCCAGCATGAAGGCTGGTGAGAAAGAATCCGATGATGATGAATGTCAGAAAGCCGAGACAGACATCAGAGAGGAAGGATCGTGAGTGATGCATAGGGAGGGGAAGTTTGTCCCATCGTACAGGAAGCTTTCTGCTCACTG is a genomic window of Candidatus Peribacter riflensis containing:
- a CDS encoding von Willebrand factor A, which translates into the protein MTKRHNILTGQLLCMAGILFLTLAVAEADLAVPSTKERWSMPYFSFGVKNVAAAEDAFLVRVAHRLSARIARRVGTSPPISVLVTALQEQRTLLTRHTTVTLQIPGNQSYRTWDVHLQKYPTWMKAEISPASAHFRVDEERIAQFLTTEPMDGIIQPQQAVITAVTKEDDVERVVTSTGAARPGIIFDMSVAPRAIAAALTEGTETVAIPLVITSGPVENLSGVPLGDLVLLGSGKSDFKGSPSARIYNVRKAIHEHVNNVLVPPGAEFSFNETLGGPVSNGNGWKDAKVIFNTTELRMAPGGGICQASTTVFRAILQSGFGYERRANHSMYVSYYEKYGVGIDATVFPGKQDLTFVNDTANYLLFQAYTEGSEVTVQIYGTPDGRTSEVIGPFFSSSDFTDYPAEERTPRGNEIAWVQRITFADGREKKRVITSRYTSLPRSLAKKYETAVHASAEQKAM
- a CDS encoding putative ATP-dependent DNA helicase; translation: MQLSSPLTAPLLKTTPVYIEALKAMGIETVEHLVLTLPRAHEDLSQIQTVADSPLDEKVTIRGTMGRVDLVRTRSRKMIVKGIFTDTNGDSVEVVWFNQPHVKRMIAEGDEVVLTGKLQEEGTKIKMPSPQFERAGVRPLVHAGRLVPIYPQHESIHTKWLREKMVLVRPAMKDLPETLPREIVEDEKLLSRAQSVEALHFPTKPEDVTRARERQAFEEMYRLQVEALTRRAEWQRLKQERLKIPMDAELIRAFFRTLRFTPTKSQKIAIYEILRDMEKDMAMSRLLEGDVGSGKTLVAAAVMANVLSHGGQCALMVPTEVLARQHAETVSRMLVALHNDLQARRTRGEPVPPLRLPTTALLVGSLPAAEADSVRRTIAAGQVDIVIGTHALIQDAVQFADLKLVIVDEQHRFGVDQRVRLQEKGNPHTLTMTATPIPRTLALTAFGHHDLSVLLEKPGNRKTIHTKVVSPRDRATVERFVDQQIAEGRQVFVICPLIAAADAEGLSEVKSVERETERLRLSFSKRKIVALHGRMPPKDKERVMRAFKDRQHDILVSTAVIEVGIDVPNASLILIEGSERFGLSQLHQFRGRVGRGEHQSHCFLFTTTPEQARSPRLKAMEEHDSGFVLAEIDLKLRGPGELFGTRQSGFAVSALQEFLQPEFIVRARRAAERTLGEKPFAESTMAARL
- a CDS encoding threonine dehydratase, which gives rise to MNATHPPTSEEIQHTRRALPPELICETPLPLSARLSALCGDPVYIKDEGQQMVRSYKGRGAAAKMQSLTEEELSRGVVCASAGNHAQGVAAACNYFRTRGTIFMPTITKPQKVNATQRHGNGNVDIALIGDKYDEAADAAHAFAEERQAVFLHPFDDWDVIRGQGTVAAEIASQMQNRRERIARILVPVGGGGLMAGTVLAMQSHPETEIIGVEPEGAACMAASLEAGHPVTLEHVDTFVDGAAVARPGDRPFSVVQEAVKQGRARLMTVSNGLLSAAMVDLYQIDGRITEPAGALSIAALEQVEKPKAGATVCVLSGTNFDMSRNDLVLKNAIQYRRIVMHLGVHLPNRPKALLQLLNDLGEGLDGVNIAYAHFDAAQSNGDPSLLLGIESQDGKPGKVHSFFEKLASLRNVDHSQRYPFHERTGQPES
- a CDS encoding DSBA-like thioredoxin domain-containing protein; protein product: MTTSTPQQETKMWFGITMVLVGVIVGFTGSKMAGTSVQGPAAPTAQVQPTPTAPAEDPVPEYADVKALDDTDHVRGDADADITIIEYSDLECPFCARVHPTITQLLKDYGDKVNWAYRHYPLSFHPNAQKAAEATECAAELGGNDKFWALVDMIYEKGSDLTQLGTYAKEIGLNQTAFQSCVDSGKYASKTAAMMQSGTAAGVQGTPGNVIVNHKTKKVAVVSGAQPLQNFKDAIDGLLN